The following proteins come from a genomic window of Ornithinimicrobium cryptoxanthini:
- a CDS encoding malate dehydrogenase encodes MNTTPVKVAVTGAAGQIGYSLLFRIASGDLFGPDTPVQLRLLEIAPALKALEGVVMELDDCAFPTLAGVEIGDDPNTIFDGANVALLVGARPRSKGMERGDLLEANGAIFTVQGKALNDHAADDIHVTVTGNPANTNALIAMSNAKDIPTERFSALTRLDHNRALAQVCAKAGVPVSEIRNMTIWGNHSATQYPDLFHAQIGGRPATEVINDQAWLEETFIPTVAKRGAAIIEARGSSSAASAASATIDHTRDWLQGSSEGNWLSMAVRSDGSYGVPEGLISSFPVTTSGGRWEIVQGLEIDEFSRGKIDASAAELDEERAAVTELGLI; translated from the coding sequence GTGAACACCACTCCCGTCAAGGTTGCAGTGACCGGCGCGGCCGGCCAGATCGGCTACAGCCTCCTGTTCCGCATCGCCAGCGGTGACCTCTTCGGTCCGGACACCCCGGTGCAGCTGCGGCTGCTCGAGATCGCCCCGGCGCTCAAGGCCCTTGAGGGTGTCGTGATGGAGCTCGACGACTGCGCCTTCCCGACGCTGGCCGGCGTCGAGATCGGCGACGACCCCAACACGATCTTCGACGGTGCCAACGTGGCGCTTCTGGTCGGCGCCCGCCCCCGCAGCAAGGGCATGGAGCGCGGCGACCTGCTCGAGGCCAACGGTGCGATCTTCACGGTCCAGGGCAAGGCGCTCAACGACCACGCCGCCGACGACATCCACGTCACGGTGACCGGCAACCCGGCCAACACCAACGCCCTGATCGCGATGAGCAACGCCAAGGACATCCCCACCGAGCGGTTCTCCGCGCTGACCCGCCTGGACCACAACCGGGCCCTTGCTCAGGTCTGCGCCAAGGCCGGGGTCCCGGTCTCCGAGATCCGCAACATGACGATCTGGGGCAACCACTCGGCCACGCAGTACCCCGACCTGTTCCACGCACAGATCGGTGGCCGGCCCGCGACGGAGGTCATCAACGACCAGGCCTGGCTGGAGGAGACCTTCATCCCGACCGTCGCCAAGCGCGGCGCCGCCATCATCGAGGCACGCGGCTCCAGCTCGGCCGCCTCCGCCGCGTCCGCGACGATCGATCACACCCGCGACTGGCTGCAGGGCAGCTCCGAGGGCAACTGGCTGTCGATGGCGGTCCGATCGGACGGTTCCTATGGCGTGCCCGAGGGTCTGATCTCCTCCTTCCCGGTCACCACCTCCGGCGGTCGCTGGGAGATCGTCCAGGGCCTGGAGATCGACGAGTTCTCCCGCGGCAAGATCGACGCCTCCGCCGCCGAGCTGGACGAGGAGCGTGCGGCGGTCACGGAGCTCGGCCTGATCTGA
- a CDS encoding NADP-dependent isocitrate dehydrogenase gives MEKIKVANPIVELDGDEMTRIIWQFIKDRLIHPYLDVDLKYFDLSVGKRDETNDQITVDAAHAIKEHGVGVKCATITPDEARVEEFGLKEMWKSPNGTIRNILGGVIFREPIIISNVPRLVPGWTKPIIIGRHAHGDQYKAQNFKVPGPGTVTITYTPADGGEPEVHEVAEYGDDGGVAMGMFNYNDSIRDFARASMNYALDRGVPCYLSTKNTILKAYDGAFKDIFQEVFDAEFKEKFHAADLTYEHRLIDDMVAAAMKWEGGYVWACKNYDGDVQSDTVAQGFGSLGLMTSVLMTPDGKTVEAEAAHGTVTRHYRQHQQGKQTSTNPIASIFAWTRGISYRGKMDNTPEVTEFAETLERVCIETVESGKMTKDLALLIGPNQKWLTTEEFLAAIDENLQKAMAA, from the coding sequence ATGGAGAAGATCAAGGTCGCCAACCCGATCGTCGAGCTCGACGGCGATGAGATGACACGCATCATCTGGCAGTTCATCAAGGACCGGCTGATCCACCCCTACCTGGACGTCGACCTGAAATACTTCGACCTCAGCGTCGGCAAGCGCGACGAGACCAACGACCAGATCACCGTCGACGCCGCCCACGCCATCAAGGAGCACGGCGTCGGCGTGAAGTGCGCGACGATCACCCCGGACGAGGCACGGGTCGAGGAGTTCGGCCTCAAGGAGATGTGGAAGAGCCCGAACGGGACGATCCGCAACATTCTCGGCGGTGTGATCTTCCGCGAGCCGATCATCATCTCCAACGTCCCGCGCCTGGTGCCGGGCTGGACCAAGCCGATCATCATCGGTCGTCACGCCCACGGTGACCAGTACAAGGCGCAGAACTTCAAGGTGCCCGGTCCCGGCACCGTCACCATCACCTACACCCCCGCCGACGGCGGCGAGCCCGAGGTCCACGAGGTCGCCGAGTACGGCGACGACGGTGGCGTGGCGATGGGCATGTTCAACTACAACGACTCGATCCGGGACTTCGCCCGCGCCAGCATGAACTACGCGCTGGACCGTGGCGTCCCCTGCTACCTGTCGACCAAGAACACCATCCTGAAGGCCTACGACGGTGCGTTCAAGGACATCTTCCAGGAGGTCTTCGACGCGGAGTTCAAGGAGAAGTTCCACGCCGCGGACCTGACCTACGAGCACCGCCTGATCGACGACATGGTCGCCGCGGCGATGAAGTGGGAGGGTGGCTACGTCTGGGCCTGCAAGAACTACGACGGTGACGTGCAGTCCGACACCGTGGCCCAGGGCTTCGGCAGCCTCGGCCTGATGACCTCCGTGCTGATGACCCCGGACGGCAAGACCGTCGAGGCCGAGGCGGCACACGGCACCGTGACCCGCCACTACCGCCAGCACCAGCAGGGCAAGCAGACCTCCACGAACCCGATCGCCTCGATCTTTGCGTGGACCCGCGGCATCTCCTACCGCGGCAAGATGGACAACACCCCCGAGGTGACGGAGTTCGCCGAGACCCTCGAGCGGGTCTGCATCGAGACCGTCGAGTCGGGCAAGATGACCAAGGACCTCGCGCTGCTCATCGGACCGAACCAGAAGTGGCTGACGACCGAGGAGTTCCTCGCCGCGATCGACGAGAACCTCCAGAAGGCCATGGCCGCCTGA
- a CDS encoding maleylpyruvate isomerase family mycothiol-dependent enzyme, which translates to MMTEGKLSAGRAIDLLADADRALAVTMARMTEAQLHESSRCDGWTRAHVLAHVARNADGLQHLVQWATSGREHPAYSSPEQRDQDIEEGARQPLPRLRADVVAASNAFRSRVETLRGRTDLSEVRIASGRPTPGDRVPWMRLREVTYHHVDLDLGFTFAHVPPEVVRAGITEAVERVRAGAPPLTLIGTDNRRWHIHGGGNEVHGHPADLLFWLARGVEHGLTSHHPLPQLPSWG; encoded by the coding sequence ATGATGACCGAGGGAAAGCTCTCCGCTGGACGCGCGATCGACCTGCTCGCCGACGCCGATCGCGCCCTGGCCGTGACGATGGCCAGGATGACCGAGGCCCAGCTGCACGAGTCGAGCCGGTGTGACGGCTGGACCCGCGCCCACGTCCTGGCCCACGTGGCCCGCAACGCTGACGGGCTGCAGCACCTGGTGCAGTGGGCCACCAGCGGTCGCGAGCACCCGGCATACTCCTCCCCCGAGCAGCGCGACCAGGACATCGAGGAGGGCGCCCGCCAGCCGCTGCCGCGCCTGCGCGCCGACGTCGTCGCCGCGTCCAACGCCTTCCGCAGCCGGGTGGAGACACTGCGCGGGCGCACCGACCTGTCTGAGGTGCGGATCGCCTCTGGTCGCCCGACCCCCGGCGACCGGGTGCCGTGGATGCGGCTGCGCGAGGTGACCTATCACCACGTCGACCTGGACCTCGGCTTCACCTTCGCCCACGTGCCTCCGGAGGTGGTGCGCGCCGGGATCACCGAGGCGGTCGAGCGGGTCCGCGCCGGCGCTCCCCCACTGACCCTGATCGGCACCGACAACCGTCGCTGGCACATCCACGGCGGGGGCAACGAGGTGCACGGGCACCCCGCCGACCTGCTGTTCTGGCTGGCCCGCGGCGTCGAGCACGGACTGACCAGCCACCACCCGCTGCCCCAGCTCCCCTCCTGGGGCTGA
- a CDS encoding S10 family peptidase, which translates to MAQTDDTTPTAPVPSESSDEGRDTHAATTEPAPTTKPVEPKDDLVTTRHTLRVGGEDLHYTATTGRVVLREEVFEDDVFTGTKARAEVFLTSYVLDRPEGAAARPVTFAFNGGPGSSSVWLHLGLLGPRRVQMGDVGELLPPPYALVDNPESLLTVSDLVFIDPVSTGFSRAVEGGRAKSYHGFTADIESVGEIIRLWTARHERWLSPKFLAGESYGTLRAAALADHLQSRYGMYLNGIMLISSVLDLGSIGLHEPDTDRAFVGFLPTYAAVAHYHGRHGRKALSTVVREAQEYADRDYPYALTRGVRLTGGERAEHVERLAGLTGLDPEWVDRADLRIEHIRFFTELLRGQRLVVGRLDSRFTGPAAAGNAETMDADPSHDAIAGPYAAAWNHHVRADLGYESDLHYEQISTRVHPWSYSDFEGRSVDVTPRLARAMRANPHLRVHVAYGWYDGATPFYAAREVLAQLDIPAALQDNIEHCYYDAGHMMYVHEPSRLQQSADLADFVTRAVGATDAG; encoded by the coding sequence ATGGCGCAGACCGACGACACGACCCCCACCGCACCCGTGCCCTCCGAGTCGAGCGACGAGGGCCGCGACACCCACGCCGCGACCACGGAGCCTGCCCCGACCACGAAGCCGGTCGAGCCCAAGGACGACCTGGTGACCACACGGCATACGCTCCGGGTCGGTGGTGAGGATCTGCACTACACGGCCACGACCGGGCGCGTCGTGCTTCGCGAAGAGGTCTTCGAGGACGACGTCTTCACGGGCACCAAGGCCAGGGCCGAGGTCTTCCTGACGTCCTACGTGCTGGACCGTCCCGAGGGCGCGGCCGCGCGACCGGTGACCTTCGCCTTCAACGGCGGCCCCGGCTCGTCCTCCGTCTGGCTGCACCTGGGCCTGCTGGGTCCACGTCGCGTGCAGATGGGCGACGTCGGCGAGCTGCTCCCCCCGCCCTATGCCCTCGTGGACAACCCCGAGTCGCTGCTGACCGTCTCCGACCTGGTCTTCATCGACCCGGTCTCGACCGGCTTCTCCCGGGCGGTCGAGGGTGGTCGGGCCAAGAGCTACCACGGCTTCACCGCCGACATCGAGTCCGTCGGCGAGATCATCCGGCTCTGGACGGCCCGCCACGAGCGCTGGCTGTCGCCGAAGTTCCTGGCGGGCGAGTCCTACGGCACGCTGCGGGCGGCGGCGCTGGCCGACCACCTGCAGTCCCGCTACGGCATGTATCTCAACGGCATCATGCTGATCTCATCGGTGCTCGACCTCGGGTCGATCGGCCTGCACGAACCGGACACGGATCGTGCGTTCGTCGGCTTCCTGCCGACCTATGCGGCGGTCGCGCACTACCACGGCAGGCACGGTCGCAAGGCGCTGTCGACCGTCGTGCGGGAGGCGCAGGAGTATGCCGACAGGGACTACCCCTACGCCCTCACCCGAGGCGTCCGGCTGACCGGCGGAGAACGCGCCGAGCACGTCGAGCGGCTGGCTGGGCTCACCGGCCTTGACCCGGAGTGGGTCGACCGCGCCGACCTGCGGATCGAGCACATCCGCTTCTTCACCGAGCTGCTGCGCGGGCAGCGACTCGTGGTGGGACGTCTGGACTCGAGGTTCACCGGACCGGCCGCCGCGGGCAACGCCGAGACGATGGATGCGGACCCGAGCCACGACGCGATCGCCGGCCCCTATGCCGCGGCCTGGAACCACCACGTCCGCGCCGACCTCGGCTATGAGTCGGACCTGCACTACGAGCAGATCTCGACCCGCGTCCATCCCTGGTCCTACTCCGACTTCGAGGGGCGGTCGGTGGATGTGACGCCTCGTCTGGCCAGGGCGATGCGAGCCAACCCGCACCTCAGAGTCCACGTCGCCTATGGCTGGTATGACGGGGCGACCCCCTTCTATGCCGCCCGGGAGGTGCTGGCCCAGCTGGACATCCCGGCTGCCCTGCAGGACAACATCGAGCACTGCTACTACGACGCCGGCCACATGATGTATGTCCACGAGCCGTCCCGGCTCCAGCAGTCCGCCGACCTCGCGGACTTCGTCACCCGGGCCGTCGGGGCCACCGACGCCGGCTGA
- a CDS encoding 2'-5' RNA ligase family protein, translated as MNQQPEEEVTVGVALPVPEPWGRQVWQARLGYGETSAEHIPTHVTLLPPTVTTVAAVEALLAHLEQVAAEHAPFQMVLRGTGTFRPVSDVVYLQIARGVSSCELLERAVRSGPVHRDLDFTYHPHVTVAHNLPHDVLDRAFEELADFSAEFSADRLVAYVHHGDEVWRPLVSFQLQGWR; from the coding sequence GTGAATCAGCAACCTGAGGAGGAGGTGACGGTCGGCGTAGCGCTGCCGGTGCCGGAGCCGTGGGGGCGCCAGGTGTGGCAGGCGCGGTTGGGCTATGGGGAGACGTCGGCAGAGCACATCCCGACGCACGTGACCCTGCTGCCACCGACGGTCACCACCGTGGCAGCGGTCGAGGCGCTCCTGGCCCACCTGGAGCAGGTCGCCGCCGAGCACGCGCCCTTCCAGATGGTGCTGCGCGGCACCGGCACCTTCCGCCCTGTGTCCGACGTCGTCTATCTCCAGATCGCCCGTGGGGTGTCCTCCTGCGAGCTGCTCGAGCGCGCCGTGCGCAGCGGCCCGGTCCACCGAGACCTGGACTTCACCTATCACCCGCACGTGACGGTGGCCCACAACCTGCCGCACGACGTCCTCGACCGCGCATTCGAGGAGCTGGCGGACTTCTCTGCCGAGTTCTCCGCCGACCGGCTGGTGGCCTATGTGCACCACGGGGACGAGGTCTGGCGTCCCCTGGTCAGTTTTCAGCTGCAGGGGTGGCGCTGA